Sequence from the Notamacropus eugenii isolate mMacEug1 chromosome 6, mMacEug1.pri_v2, whole genome shotgun sequence genome:
CACGTGGCCAGAACAGAGGGGTAAAgcactcttctctctcaaacccGGGACAGACAATCCGCCCTCGGTTCCGGATCCTGTCGTGAGAGACAGTCCCAACTACGTAGATCCACCGCAGCCCCTCCAGGGCTCAGCCTCTCCAGCGTTACTTTGTTCAAGTTGTAACACTTGAATTTGTCTTTCTAGGTGCGTCGTGGAAGGGCCGCCCTGGCTACAGTGTTGCCGTGTGGAAGATGTGAACCCTTAAAACCCATTTGCCATAGGAACAGGCTGGCGCTGAGGGCTTCGAGGGCCTTGGAAAATTGAAAGTTAATATATGATTTTGCAGTTATCAGGTAGTAAGATTTGTATCCCTAAAGGAGTATCTTAAGTTAccattatatgtacatattaccTATAGGGATGCATTTGCTTTAGTCGTAAAAGATCAGCTTTTGTATTTTTCCTGCCCTTGATAAGAAGTAgtataaaatgacatttttaaacaGGACCATATGCTGTTTTAATGAATATTCCCCCTGCCCTAAGAGTTTTCAGGAATTTGTGTAAACATAAAATGGCTTCCCCTCCATGAATGAGAATTGCAAGCACTTAGGTTACATTCCCAATGAAAATTAGGAGGTGTAGTAAAATGTGAGGGAGGGTATAAGAAGTACTAAAAACAACCCTTTTATGTAGCCTATTAAGGCTGATAGTGCTTTAAGAGGCTAACCCAGAAAAAAGGGTATAATAATTCTCCATTAAACCCAAACTTGAGATTTAAAGCTCTTGTTTGGATCCTGTCTGGAGTTACAACTGAACATTGGTAGGTTTGAGGGTTTCTTTGCGGTTTCTTAATTTTGCAGATCTTTGTAAATAAATTCTTGGAGTACTTTCACTATAAAAGATCAAATTAAGGTTAAAGTTATCCAAAGCTTTGGTTAACTTAGTTTAATGCTGTTAATAAAAAGAACTTTAGTTAAATGAAGTATTTTCAgaggatgaggggaaaaaatctgagaTCATTAAATATAgacacattttctcattaataATGCACCAAGGAATAGTGCTAGCATTGGGAAATAACTCCTTTAATGGAAACTAACTGAATATGAGCTAAAAATAGAGACTATTCATATTGCAGAACTTCTTGCATCAGCAGTACTGactacctttttttcccctttttttgtagGTAGGAAAAATACAAGCTGGGATGATCTGATTCTGAGACACCTCCAAAAACCTTTATTGCACTGCTGTATAATTCCCAAGGTGTGACCATTACATGAGACTAGTTTTTTATTGTCTGACTTGTGGAAGCAGAGAAGTGACCCTAGTGGAAAATGCTTCACTTTGCAGAAAAAAATACTATCTTGGTCCCTGAATCAGTATTGTAGTTAGAGTATAGAAAAGCATGCTTCCTGGTGATGTAAAAATGAGTGACCGTTACTTAGAACAAAGAATTCATATCAAACTTTGTGTAAAGCTAAACAAATCTGCCAGTGAGACACTTGAAATGTTAAAAGAAGCTTATGGAGATGAAGTAATGTCGAGAGCAAGAGTTTTTGACTGGCACAAAAGGTTTAAGGAAGGTAGGGATGATGTCCATGATGATGCACGGAGTGGGCGCCCAATCACCCACAGGACCAGTGAAAATGTTGAAAAGGTCAGAGATTTAGTTCGTTCAAACAGTCGATTAACTGTGAGAATGATGGCTGAAAAGTTATCTTTAGATAAGGAGACAGTTAGACTTATTCTGAAGGAGAATTTGAATATGAGAAAGGTTTCTGGGAAGATTGTGCCTTGTACAGTTTCAGGAGATGATGCTATTGAGGGGGAGTTAAAGTAGAGGAGTGTAAAATCTTTCATTGGAATTTGTAGGATTAATTTAACTTTCAGGGGTTTTTGCCTTATTCTGTTAAATTCCATTGCTATAGAGGCTTAACCTAAAATAAGCTTGACCATCTTCAAACATTTTCATTAAGTGTTCTTGGTATGAAATGTTGAAGGAAGGTATAAATGAAAGATGAAAGCAGTGATGACATAATGGATTTGGCACCTTCTAGTTTGTCATAGAGGAAGAACtagatctttttattttatgcatggaGTGGTGTTGCTTATTTCCTAAGGTTTATCCCATACATCTCAAAGTTGGGTAGCTGGTAGCTCAAGGGTGAGCCAGGACTTGTCATGTAATGTATTGAGAGCAGATTGACAAGGTCTGTACATATGTAAAGAAAATAGTGCTTTCGGCAGAGAAGTAATGAAGGCTCACCTTATAACAGGACAATGCTTCAAGCAAACCAGCGAGTAGAATACCATGAAAAAGCTGttggaaaaaggtagaaaaaggctTTGGCAAAAAAACGTAATTGTAATTTTAGTTTGAAATTAACTAGTAGACCCTTGATTATATGAATTTCAGTTTTAGCTACTGAAGTTTCTCCAAGTTACTTGAATCCAAAATCTTTTCTGATTTAGAAAATCAGAATttacattagagaaatgaaatttatttaGTGAGAAGATTAATTCCGCATTGATTGGCAACTAATACTTTGATGAACTCTCTGGATGGCATAAGGCCTAAACTCTTTACAGAGCTAATAAAATGCTAAATGAcaatgctgctataaatgttgATGAAGCCACATTGACTTCAAGacaattttaataaagaaatacaTAGCGTGGTTAGTAATTAATGCCATATACTTGGCATATAgctaagatttggtagattgtaaGTCATAAGACTTAGCAGTTCAATAAGTTATGTATAACTATAAgttgtcttttcattttaaaggtttGGTCAAATGAATTAGTATGAGTTGAAAAACTGTCCCATAAAATTACTATAAACCATAAAAATTGAATAactttttataattattaaatgtCAGATTCATTTGGAGCAACTTTGAAAGGGAATGGAGCAGAAGGATAATCAGTTTCTTAATGTTCTGGATTACTGTTCTAAAATTGGGAATAAAGTGTATTTTAGCTAGAACTTGTTTTGGTTAGCAAGGTtattatataaagtatataaaagTAACAACTGGATTTTCAAGAAACCATAAATGACTTTgaaattgtcaaaaaaaaaaaaaagttaattgctAATATCTACATATTTAGTATATCTCATTGCAGGATCTTAGTCTGGTCACATCTTCCCTTCCTGACAAGGTGCAATACTATGTTATGCTTAtgttactgattttttaaaatttgatactCAATACAGATTGATTTTGTTCAGGGATTGAAACACTAACGATGACGTTTTCTATGCTGTCTGTTCTGAGTCCACCTCTTGGTCTCCTTAGGCTTCTGACCTCTGTTTTCCCTCCATCATCCTACATCTAATTAATTGCCTTCATTTAAACCATAAAACATCTGTACCTTAGCAGCCTTTTTGTATCTTGTATTATTACATTATAACTTTATGCTCTTTTGATAACGACTGGGTAAGAGtaaatgttcttccttctcagctGTTTCTAACAAAACTAGCTATTGTTTTAAATAGTGCTGTCCTAGACCTAACTATGCATCCTAAACAAACTATCCCCTTTTTCTTAGCCAGTCACAATTTATCCTTAGTATTTAATAGCTTTTGCAAACAAATCTCTGTAGCTATAGTGGTAtgcatgtctatgtgtgtatgttttgttAGACTATAGCCATTCTTAAAAGATGTAATAATTCCCGACAATGTTTACATAATATATTGTTTATACTCGatattaacttttctttttaatacttgCATAATTTGCAGATATGACTAGTCCTATTCATGACTTATATTCATGGTGCCTTCACTTGAGGTTTGTGCTTTTTTATGTGTCAAGCCtattaaatgtaatataaaaatttGAACTTAACACAAATTAGTAAGTTGGCATGAAAAGGCAGTAGCAAATAAGTCCAAATCTTGAGATAATTAAATATCATTGTGTAGTTTACTACGAGtaaattattccatttttaaagtTTACTGTATCTGAGGTACTAGGCCATCCTTTATATCTTAAGGATGACCATATTGTCAAGTAAAGGAAAATTTTATTAGAATAATAAAAGCTTGAAGTGCTTACTGGTTATACTTAAAGTTGTTGGATAACTACTGTAAAACTTGTACTATAAATATTCTGATTATTTGAGGGACGAGTGACAATCTGTCCCTAAACCTTTACTATTTTACACAAAATAATGTCTGTTCACTACTGAATTCATGTAGCAGGATGAATGGTACTTATTAGCACTAGTgttttatgaaacaaaacaacctaggttttttttttttcacacttaACTGGTTTTAGGTGCAACCATTATTCAGTCAGGGGCTTTTTACTTAGTACTAATACCTGTCATATTCTAAACCTGTTAAATATCCATTTAGCTCATGGAAACAGAGTTTATGTGTTTAGGAACTAATTTACATTGTTCTTCACTTTGTCATAATTACATGAACTTTTTTCATATTAAGACTGATACCTGTTGCTagtgatatttttcttttgtagcaaagaaatgtctgttgcacaCTCCCAAAATTCACCTTTTGGAAAAGGAGAGAGCATGGAAAccctgtatttatttgtttttaattgtactgaaataaaaataaagcttgTATAAAAGACTAAAGTTCTTTGGTGATATTTGGTAATTAACACATTTTCCCCCAAAGTGGTAAGGTTCAcattaaagtgctttacaaatgcatCATAATATGAGCCTTGccacaaccctgagaagtagataCTATCTGAATTTCAATTGAAGAAGCAACTTAAATGCTAAGAAGTATGAGACTGGATTCAATGCCTGGTCTTAACTGGTGTTCGGTGCTCACAAATGAAGAGAGATTGCCTTCGGGTTAAGTATTAGAAGGGGTTGTTCGATATTATTTTTCAGTAACTAGTGACTGAGTGAATTATACCTAAGTGAATTAATACCtgagtccttttttcttttaaaatgaaggcTTAATTTGAGGGCCTTTTGAATCTCCATTTTACTAAATGACACAGGTTAGGATGGAGAAAGTATTGCCACCATAGgaatgaaagaactcaaaagctTCCATTTTGCTTACAAAGAAAAAGATTCAATAACTTGTCAGTGATCGTGCATTAATATGTGGTTCAGGTAAAGACTACAGAATAATAGGACAGTTGtttgccccccaccccaaaaaagcAATTGTGCCcccaaagggaaggaaaagtgaTAAAGCATAACTCTAATATTTTGAGGGCTCTACCAACTTGATAGGAAAAGATTCCATCTTTATAATTGGTTTCCATGCCTTTAGAAATGTTACCCAGAAAAGGTTAAAGACCCCACAActaaggaagagaatgaagaaactTGGTTTCTTTGTATGATTGGAAAATATGTTGAAAGCATCTCCTGAGTAGCCTGGAATTAAATTGGAGATGTGATTAGTGAGCTGAATCGAACGTTTGCAATGATTGAAGCCCTTGGAAGTAAGAACATTGGTGTAAGCTCAAGTAAGAAATGTGATTTGAATAATGTCTGGAGTAGACCAGGAAAAGCAACTGGACTGACTTCAGTGTTTAGTAAGTCAGGCCTTGTGGAATTTGTACAATTTGAAGAGACCTGAGAAGTCATCTGAACCCACCCACGAATAAGCAGCAATCCCCTTTATAACAGCTTAGACAAATGATCTTGCCTCTGAGGAGAGATGTCATACTAGGGGAACATATGCAGAAATAGCCCATTCCATATGGGAAATTGCAATGCTACCTAATCCTGGCTTTCCTATTGGAGTTTATCGGGTCAAATACCCTTTAAAATGCAATCCTTTTACGTGCAGATAACAGCCATTTCTGGTTTTCTGTAGATAGCTGACACAGAAATGGCTTTTTCAGCTATAaattgctaggtggcacagtggatagagcactgggcccattgtcaggaagacctaagtttaaacaCAATGTCAGATCTGCAGTAGGACGATggacaaatcactaaacctctacGTCTATTTCCTGTTATATGGGGATAATATC
This genomic interval carries:
- the LOC140511606 gene encoding protein GVQW3-like — encoded protein: MLPGDVKMSDRYLEQRIHIKLCVKLNKSASETLEMLKEAYGDEVMSRARVFDWHKRFKEGRDDVHDDARSGRPITHRTSENVEKVRDLVRSNSRLTVRMMAEKLSLDKETVRLILKENLNMRKVSGKIVPCTVSGDDAIEGELK